A region from the Terriglobales bacterium genome encodes:
- a CDS encoding MFS transporter: MTTAPVAQVRAPQRHSVLILMLTLSMIIAYVDRGNLSIAAPIIKDELHLSASQLGILLSAFFWSYTPFQILSGWLSDRFHPGWILAGGFALWSVATSVTGLVHGFTMLLVMRVLLGIGESTPWPCFGTILARDLPNERRGLANAATMTGTALGPAIGTLLGGTLIARFGWRPFFIGLGFVTLAWLIPWMISMPCSAPANTARRSSGPPVWAILRHRSFWGGAIGHFCINYLAYFVLTWMPFYLVREKQFSLPTMGKLAALFYCVESAFTVITGALTDRAVRGGQTITRARKTAMIVGHTLAAIGLLCWMLAGSNWFMVCIVFTFAAWGIAATGIFAFPQDLGGHDASGKWSGLQNCVANFAGILAPAITGFLLDRTGNFAVTLATTATVMLVGGFAWVFLVGELKPVSFANTSGATSAR; this comes from the coding sequence ATGACTACCGCGCCGGTCGCGCAGGTTCGGGCTCCGCAGAGGCATTCGGTGCTCATCCTGATGCTGACGCTCTCGATGATCATCGCCTATGTCGATCGTGGAAACTTGTCGATTGCGGCGCCGATTATTAAGGACGAGCTTCACTTGAGCGCGTCCCAACTTGGGATTTTGCTTTCGGCGTTTTTCTGGTCGTACACCCCGTTCCAAATTTTGTCGGGATGGCTCTCGGACCGATTTCATCCGGGATGGATACTCGCCGGCGGCTTCGCGCTCTGGTCGGTGGCAACTTCGGTGACGGGTCTTGTCCATGGCTTCACCATGCTGCTGGTAATGCGCGTGCTGCTGGGCATCGGAGAATCGACGCCGTGGCCTTGCTTTGGGACGATTCTCGCGCGTGATTTGCCCAACGAACGGCGAGGCCTGGCAAACGCGGCGACTATGACCGGTACGGCTTTGGGACCAGCGATCGGCACTCTGCTGGGCGGAACGTTGATTGCGCGCTTCGGATGGCGTCCTTTCTTTATCGGACTCGGCTTTGTCACGCTGGCCTGGTTGATTCCGTGGATGATCTCGATGCCGTGTTCGGCGCCTGCAAACACGGCGCGCAGGAGCTCAGGGCCGCCGGTGTGGGCGATTCTGCGGCATCGCTCGTTTTGGGGCGGAGCAATTGGGCACTTCTGCATCAACTATCTGGCCTACTTCGTGCTGACCTGGATGCCCTTCTACCTGGTCCGCGAGAAGCAGTTCTCGCTTCCCACCATGGGAAAACTGGCGGCGCTCTTCTATTGCGTAGAGTCGGCGTTTACCGTGATCACCGGCGCGCTTACCGATCGCGCGGTGCGCGGCGGGCAGACGATTACACGCGCGCGCAAGACGGCGATGATTGTCGGCCACACACTGGCTGCAATTGGATTGCTGTGCTGGATGCTGGCCGGTTCGAACTGGTTCATGGTCTGCATCGTCTTCACCTTCGCGGCTTGGGGCATTGCGGCGACGGGAATCTTTGCCTTCCCGCAGGACCTTGGCGGACACGACGCCTCAGGAAAGTGGAGCGGACTGCAGAACTGCGTTGCCAACTTCGCCGGTATTCTTGCGCCGGCGATTACCGGCTTCCTGCTCGATCGCACCGGAAACTTTGCCGTCACTCTGGCGACGACGGCGACGGTCATGCTGGTGGGCGGATTTGCCTGGGTCTTTCTTGTGGGCGAGCTGAAGCCGGTTTCGTTTGCCAACACCTCTGGCGCGACCAGCGCGAGATAG